From Planctomycetia bacterium:
CAAGGTCGGCTTCGATTCGCTGGAGCCGTGGGTTGATCAGCTGACCAAGTACCGCGATGCGGGCGGGTCGCTCAAGGATCTCGGCAAACGCATTGCGGACCTGGGCCTGACCGTCGAAAGTGGGATCGCGTTTACTGCCTGGATTGTCGACGACGACGCGAAGCGCGCTGCGGCGCTGGAGGACACGAAGCGGGCGATGGAGATCATCGCCGAAATTGGCGGCAAGCGAATCGCCGCGCCGCCGGTCGGCGCTACGGATGTTCAAGACACCGACCTGGCCAAGATCGCGCGCCGCTATCGCGCGCTATTGGAAGTCGGCGATCAGACCGGCGTGGCACCGCTCTTGGAGCTGTGGGGTTTCTCCAAGACGCTCAGCCGCCTGGGCGAAGTGGCGTACGTGGCCATCGAAGCGGCCCACCCGCAGGCGAGCATTCTGGCCGACGTCTATCACATCTACAAAGGCGGTTCCGATCCCGCCTCGTTGAAGCTATTGAACGGCGCCGCCATGCACTGCCTGCACATGAACGACTATCCCGACCTGTCGCGCGATAAGATCGTCGACGCGGATCGCGTCTTCCCCGGCGACGGCGTGGCGCCGCTGCCGATGATCCTCCGTACGCTCCACGAAATCGGCTTCCGCGGCGCGCTCTCGCTGGAAGTCTTCAACCGCGAATACTGGCGCCGCGACCCGGACGAGGTCCTGCGAGAAGGCCTGGAGAAGATGCGCGTGGCCGTCGAAACGGCGATGCGGGAATGACGAATTTCTAAATCTGAATGTCGAATCAAATTCAAATGCCTGAATGACGAATGGATTTGGTCCGACAAACGTCGTTGTGGCACGGTCTCCCGACCGTGCCACGGTGCGAGTCGCGATGTCGAGCAATGGAGACCTTCGGTCGGGCCCGTGGCATGGTCGGGAGACCATGCCACAACGAGAAATGCGCGAAGCCGTTTTGTTTTCTCAAGGGACGTCGTCAGACTTCAATGCATTCGACATTCGTCATTCAAATTTGATTCGACATTCAAATTTAGAACTTCGTCATTCCGCTCCCGCGGCCTACGCACTCTCCGCTTCGTCAATGAAGCTCGCCAGTGATCTTGCCCGGATCGGGTGCTGGAGCTTGCGGACCGCCTTGGCTTCGATCTGGCGGACGCGTTCTCGGGTGACGCTGAAGATTTGCCCGACTTCTTCCAGCGTGTACGAGTAGCCGTCCGAGAGGCCGTAACGCAAGCGGAGAATTTCTCGTTCGCGGTAGTTCAACTCGTTGAGCACGTCGGCGATGCGTTGCTTGAGCAATTGCTGCGTCATTTCGCGCAGCGGGTCGATATCGCGGTGATCTTCGACGAATTCGCCGAAGAAGCTATCGTCGTGATCGCCGACCGGTTGGTCCAGCGACAACGGCTGCCGCGTCATCTTCATCACGCAGCGGGTTTCTTCCAACGATAGTCCGGCCGCGAAGGCGGTTTCTTCGACGCTCGGTTCGCGCCCCGTGGTTTGCAACAGGTCGCGGGTCACGGTGCGAACGCGGCTCATCGTTTCGATCATGTGGACCGGCAACCGGATCGTCCGGCTTTGGTCGGCGATCGCCCGGGTGATCGCCTGGCGAATCCACCACGTAGCATACGTCGAGAACTTGTAGCCGCGTGCGTGTTCGAACTTATCGACCGCTCGCATCAAGCCAGTGTTGCCTTCTTGAATCAAGTCCAAGAAGCTCATCCCGCGGTTGCGATAACGCTTGGCGATCGACACGACGAGTCGGAGGTTGCCGGCCGACAGCACGCGTTTCGCCGCGTCGTAGGTGTACTGCAGCTTCGTCACGCGTTCGACGCGTTTGCGAAGCGTGGTCGGGCTTTCCATGGTGAGTTGCATGAGCTGGCGC
This genomic window contains:
- a CDS encoding sugar phosphate isomerase/epimerase family protein, whose amino-acid sequence is MDAPAPAAATAEKPFKLCLNTSTIRGQELGIEREIELAAKVGFDSLEPWVDQLTKYRDAGGSLKDLGKRIADLGLTVESGIAFTAWIVDDDAKRAAALEDTKRAMEIIAEIGGKRIAAPPVGATDVQDTDLAKIARRYRALLEVGDQTGVAPLLELWGFSKTLSRLGEVAYVAIEAAHPQASILADVYHIYKGGSDPASLKLLNGAAMHCLHMNDYPDLSRDKIVDADRVFPGDGVAPLPMILRTLHEIGFRGALSLEVFNREYWRRDPDEVLREGLEKMRVAVETAMRE
- a CDS encoding sigma-70 family RNA polymerase sigma factor, translated to MSEGLELNHFDEAPAAGRFDAVAHLDELEPIDDEIEPIAHDDAPAPVAAEREVEIDHDDEPMDADTGDDRIDDPVRIYLMQMGSIPLLTRAQEIDSAKEIERSRRSYRHAMLAGDFLLRGAVTLLEKVRDGKLRLDRTVDVSVTNAVEKRQIMALLGPNLATLTHLLRANRRDFAKAVSKSTSLAERRTAWRRLVRRRYKAVRLVEELGLRTQRLQPLMEGAGQISRRMQQLRGEIDRLRAEGHGDAELAASRRELRQLMQLTMESPTTLRKRVERVTKLQYTYDAAKRVLSAGNLRLVVSIAKRYRNRGMSFLDLIQEGNTGLMRAVDKFEHARGYKFSTYATWWIRQAITRAIADQSRTIRLPVHMIETMSRVRTVTRDLLQTTGREPSVEETAFAAGLSLEETRCVMKMTRQPLSLDQPVGDHDDSFFGEFVEDHRDIDPLREMTQQLLKQRIADVLNELNYREREILRLRYGLSDGYSYTLEEVGQIFSVTRERVRQIEAKAVRKLQHPIRARSLASFIDEAESA